A window from Carassius auratus strain Wakin chromosome 48, ASM336829v1, whole genome shotgun sequence encodes these proteins:
- the LOC113065577 gene encoding uncharacterized protein LOC113065577 isoform X2, producing the protein MSMWLEQLVSSSGTMQLNRAFAFLCLVISVDAQRSHRMTCYLDVLTHRTHEGPCSHIILPLTSTDGDLYLQSLSEDDSVTLRSMKERNPALKILLGLEVRSSRLELMSANEASIENFVQTLLKYLKDKSLDGLDVTWLDGPTFDESSRNKELITNFLKILKGAFKKETQPLLLSVSVLGPVDHSDDEQTLSQYVDFISILPAQLKKDGPYMHWQDQHVDLQKFSLAMPAFLRRSRRRHHHRDHFNHEDMNTETGKKDHIHVLGFYLGDRVCQAIKSRPEKFITLTSFSDEQSLVAEVLQKGFGGITVVFIDLDVFYNSICAHLTQDERAIVESKVVLHSHHVHRRQKHGGHHHSRNHHHSRHHHHHSLLPYGSHGHHHHGHHQHGHGHHHHHHHHHLQIIPQRNITVEERDDVK; encoded by the exons CTTTTGCATTTCTTTGCCTGGTGATTTCAGTGG ATGCGCAGAGGAGTCACAGAATGACCTGCTATCTGGATGTTTTAACACACCGCACACATGAAGGGCCGTGCTCTCACATCATCCTCCCCTTGACCTCCACTGATGGTGACCTTTACCTCCAAAGCCTGTCGGAAGATGACAGTGTTACTCTTAGAAGCATGAAGGAGAG AAATCCAGCTTTGAAGATTTTGCTTGGTTTGGAAGTCAGATCATCAAG GTTGGAGCTGATGTCTGCTAATGAAGCGAGCATTGAGAATTTTGTTCAAACACTATTGAAATACTTAAAAGACAAGAGTTTAGACGGCCTAGACGTGACCTGGCTGGATGGCCCTACTTTTGACGAATCTAGTAGAAACAAAGAGCTAATCACAAATTTTCTGAAG ATACTAAAAGgcgcatttaaaaaagaaacacagCCTCTACTTCTGTCAGTGTCTGTACTAGGGCCTGTTGACCACAGTGATGATGAGCAGACACTTTCACA GTATGTGGACTTCATCTCCATTTTGCCTGCTCAGCTCAAAAAGGATGGACCATACATG CACTGGCAGGACCAGCATGTTGACCTACAAAAGTTCAGTCTAGCTATGCCTGCTTTTCTACGCCGGTCACGACGAAGGCATCACCACAGGGATCATTTCAATCATGAGGACATGAATACAGAGACAGGAAAGAAGGATCACATCCACGTTTTGGGCTTCTACCTGGGCGATCGG GTGTGTCAGGCCATTAAAAGTCGACCAGAGAAGTTCATTACTTTAACAAGTTTCTCAGATGAACAAAGTCTTGTTGCAGAG GTGCTCCAGAAAGGCTTTGGTGGCATAACGGTTGTCTTCATAGATTTGGACGTCTTCTATAACTCCATATGTGCGCATCTTACTCAGGATGAACGAGCAATTGTTGAATCAAAGGTGGTTCTGCATTCACATCATGTACACAGACGTCAGAAGCATGGTGGTCATCATCACAGCAGGAACCATCACCACAGCCGTCACCACCATCATCACTCTCTTCTTCCTTATGGCAGCCATGGTCATCATCACCATGGACATCATCAACATGGTCAtggtcatcatcaccatcaccaccaccaccatcttCAAATAATTCCTCAAAGAAACATAACCGTGGAAGAACGGGATGATGTGAAGTGA